From Campylobacter showae:
CGCAGACTAAATTTCGCGGAAGCAAAAACGCCCTTGAGTGCGGCGCAAAGATCGGTTTTTTCTCCAGCCACGCCTCGCGCCTACCGAAATAAAACGCGCCTGCGTCGTGATAAGCTCGCTCTAAATCCTGCGAGCGAGTGAGCGCAAACTGCGGGTAAAACATATTTACGGCGCCGTCATCACCAAGCCTAATCGCGCGCTGGATAGGGAAGCTAAACTCGGTCGAGGAAAATAAAAACTCGCACTCCGCTTCCTCAAATTTGCCGTATGCCTCGCGTAAAATTTCTCCCGTGATAAGCGGCGCGGTCGCGTAAAGGCAACAGACATGAGAGTATCCGCCGCCTAGCCTTCTCGCCGCGTCCGCTACGGCGTCGCTACTGGTGGCGTAGTCGTCGCTCAGCGCGGCGTCTCTTATAAACGGAACTTGCGCGCCAAATTTGATGGCGACGTCCGCTATCTCAGCATCGTCGGTGCTCACTATGACGCGCTCGAAAACGCCCGAATTTAGCGCCGCTTCAATGCTGTAGGCTATCAGCGGCTTGCCTAGAAAATCTTTAACGTTTTTGCGCGGTATGCGCTTGCTGCCGCCGCGAGCCGGGATGACACAAAGGGCGCGGTTTTGGTTGTCTCTCATCAAATTTACCGCCCTAAACCCTGCAGCCTTGCGGCATGTCAAAGCTCTTTAAAACTTCAAAAAGCGTATCTGCGACAAAATTTGCGTCCTCTAGGCCCATGCACTGATGGCACGGGATACTAAGCTCGGCGGCGTAAAAATCCTCAGCGCTAGGCACCGAAATATCGCCGTAGCGCTCGCGGTAAAAGCTAAATTTATAAGTCGGCTTGTAGTGTACCTGCACGCCGATGCCGCGCGCGTGAAGGGCGGCAAAGATGTCCTCTTTGGCGCACCAAAACTGGCGAAATAGCAAGATAGGGTAGAGGTGGCGCGAACTAACGACGTCGTCAGGTAACTTGATGGTACTAAAATATGGATTTTTCTCAAATTTTTCGTCGTAAAATTTAGCGATTTTCTCGCGCGCCCCGATGGTTTCGTCTAGCCTTTCTAGCTGATTTAGTCCTAGCGCGCAGGCGACGTCGGGTAGGCGGTAGTTGTAGCCAAGCAAGCTCTGATCGCTGTCCCAGAGACGTTTTTTAGCTATGCCGTGCGAGCGGTAAAGGCGTGCTAGGCGCGCGATCTCGTCGTCGTTGGTTGCTAGCGCGCCGCCCTCAAACGTCGTTAGTGGCTTAACGGGGTGAAAGCTAAAAATACTAACATCCGCTTTTGCGCCGACTTTTACGCCGCCTTGCGAGCTGCCCAGTGCGTGCGACGCATCGTCAAGCACCTTTATACCGCGCTGCTTGGCTAGTTTTAGGATAGCGCCCAAATTTACGGGATTGCCGCCGAAATCAACCGCCGTTATGACTTTGGTTTTGGGCGTGATGAGGCTTTCAAGCTCGTTTTCGTCGATATTTCCATCAAATTTAACGGGCGCAAATTTAACCTCTGCTCCAGCCATCAATGCTGCGTTTGCCGTCGCAGCAAACGTGATGGGCGTAGTTACGACCTCGTCGCCCTCTCTCACGCCAAGCGCCAGATATGCGACGTGAAGTGTGCTCGTTGCCGAGTTCATCGTTACGACGTGCTTTACGCCGACGTATTTTGCGATCGCCTGCTCAAATTCGCCGACCTTGTCGCCGCCCGTTAGGATATCGTCTTTTAGTGCGCTCACGACGGCAGCGATGTCGGAGTCGGTGATTTGTTGTCTGCTGTAGGGTATCATTTTTATCCTTTTCGGCTTGTCTTTTTGGAGGCTCGTCTTTTTGGTTTATACTTCGTTAGAAATTTCGCCGAAGCTCGGTTACATACTATATGTATGCGCCCTCGCTCGGCTCATTTCCGCCTCGTCTAAACGCAAAAATACTTCGCCCCGTTTTTTATAAATTTTATACGCTTAACTCAAATTTCAGTCAAATTTATTTACTAGCCTCGATCATCTCCAAAAGCCCGTCTTTATCTAGCCAAATTTTATTTTTATCCGAGCTGTACTCGAAATTTTCCTCCACGAGATGCCCTTTTTCGCCTAGCGCGTTTGTGCTAAAGTCGTCGTCTTTGCTCGTAAATTTGATCGACGGACTGATCACGTAGTGGTCGTCAAACTCGTAGGTTAGGTGTGCGTCGTCCTTGCCGACCATGACCTCGTGCATCTTTTCGCCAGGGCGGATGCCGATTATTTTTACGCCAAGACGTGGCGCCATGGAGCGAGCAAGCTCTATCATCGTCATCGACGGGATTTTGGGGATGAAAATTTCGCCGCCTTTCATGCGCTCGAAGTTTTTAAGTACGAAATTTACGCCTTGTTCAAGCGTGATCCAAAACCGCGTCATATCAGCATGCGTGATCGGCAGCTCTTTTGCGCCTTCTGCGATTAGCTTCTTAAACAGCGGCACGACCGAGCCGCGCGATCCCACGACGTTGCCGTAGCGAACGACGCTAAATCGCGTTTTTTTGCTGCCCGCGATGTTGTTTGCCGCGACAAAAAGTTTATCGCTGGCAAGCTTGGTCGCGCCGTATAAATTTACGGGGTTGCACGCCTTGTCGGTCGAGAGCGCGATAACCTTGCTCACGCCGCATTCTAGCGCCGCGTCGATGACGTTTTGTGCGCCGCCTATGTTGGTTTTTATGCACTCCATCGGGTTGTATTCCGCGATTGGCACGTGCTTCATGGCCGCTGCGTGTATCACGTAGTCGATGCCGTTCATCGCGGTCATGAGGCGCTTTTCGTCGCGCACGTCGCCGATGAAAAATCGCATCGCGGGGTCTTTAAAAACCTGCGCCATCTCGTACTGTTTGAGCTCGTCGCGAGAGTAGATGACTAGCCTTTTTGGTTTAAATTTGGAGAGTAAAATTTCGGTGTATTTTTTGCCGAATGACCCGGTGCCGCCGGTGATGAGGATGGATTTTCCGTTAAACATTTATTTTTGCCTTTCGCGGCTTGGTTTTTTGCCGTACGTCGTAAATTTAAATTCGCTTGGCCGCGTATTTTGCATACGCTCCTTCGCAAATTTTTAATTTGCCTCATCTAGCTGAAACGATTCGCCGTTTATTTAAATTTTATTCAGCCGGAGCAAAAACCGTGCCTTAAATTTGATTCAAAATTTAGTTCGTTAAATTTGTTTAGGTGCGGTATTTTTGCTTTTATCTCAAAATCCTAGGCAGGGTTATGCCCTCCTGCGCCTGATATTTGCCCTTTTTGTCCGCATACGTCACTTCGCACGGCTCGTCGCCCTCGATAAACAGCACCTGCGCGATGCCTTCGTTTGCGTAAATTTTAGCCGGTAGTGGCGTCGTATTTGAAATTTCTATCGTGATGTGCCCTTTAAATCCCGGCTCAAAAGGCGTGACGTTTACGATGATGCCGCAGCGAGCGTAGGTGCTTTTGCCCAGGCAGATGGCTAGCACGTTATCTGGCATGTTAAAGTACTCGATCGTGCGCGCTAGAGCGAACGAGTTTGGCGGCACGATGCACACGTCGCCCTTAAAATCCACCACGTTTTTTTCATCGAAATTTTTTGGATCGACCACGGTGCCGCCGATGTTCGTAAAGATTTTAAACTCGTCGCCGACCCTGATATCGTAGCCGTAGCTAGACACTCCGTAGCTAACCACGCCGCGTCCGACTTGTTCCTCGGCAAACGGCACTATCATCGCCTTTTCGTGCGACATTTTGCGTATCCAGGCGTCAGATTTTAGCCCCATTTTTTACCTTTATTTTAAATTTAAGCGATTATAACATAATTTAAATTTACGTAAAATTTGAGCGCCGTTTTGCGCTAAATTTTATCAAATTTGAATATTTTGCTAGTAAATTTTCTTATTTTTTATAATTAATCTTTAAATTAAAGCTTAGTATAATAACATATTTTAAATTCTCTTCAACGAAAGGAAAATAATGCATTCAAACACGTCGCGTAAATTTGCAAATTTACGCAGTAACAAGGGCTCAAATTTGCCTCTTTCGGCGCTCACCTGCTTGCTATTAGCCGCAAGCGGAGCTTATGCTTACACCGAGGCCGGCGTTTCAGGAAATACTTCTAGCTGGGAGAGTGCGGAGTATAAAAAAGACTGGGGACTAGTCTCTATGAACGCCTCTACGGCTTATGCGCTAGGCTTTAACGGTAGCGGAACAAAGATCGGCGTCATGGACTCGGGCGTACTTTTGAGCCACCCGGAGTTTCAAGATGGTAGGATTCATATCGTAAAAACTATCGGTAACTATAGCAAAAACGGCATGAGATATCCCGATGCCGCGCTAGGAAACGGCCCGATAGATAAAAATCAGCCAGTAAAAGACGGTAAGCGAAATTTTAATAAAAACGACAACGGCGTGTTTAAAAAGGGTGAAGCTTTTAACGACGACGGTAGTTGGGTAAGGGGCGTAAACGACGCTCACGGCACCCACGTGGGCGGTACGATGGCGGCTAGTAGAGACGGTAGCGGCATGCACGGCGTGGCGTTTGGCGCACAACTATACTCTGCAAATACCGGCGGCAACGATAATATGACGTATGGACCAAACCAAGACTACAACTATTTCTTAAAAGGTTACAATGCCTTGGCTGATGCGGGCGCAAAGGTGATAAATAACAGCTGGGGTTCTAATAGGCGCGTAAATTCCTCTTTTGCGGGCGCACTCGGATATAAGCCTACTTACGACTGGAGGGCCGTGCCTGAATACGACGTGGAATTTTACGACGTGGCCGTAGCCAATCAAACTACCGCGGCAAAAGACCATATAAATTTAAAAGATATGAACGAGGCCAAAAAGGCTTATTATCAGTTCGTAACTAGCGGCGAAAAAAGCTTTTTGGATGCAGCCTACGAAGTGGCGGTAAAAAGAGGGGTTATTCAGGTATTTACGGCCGGAAACAGAAGCTTGATGGCTGAGTCTTTCACGCGTGCGGCATTGCCTTATTTTAGGCCGGATGCCGAGGATTATTGGGTTAACGTTACTGGCCAAACGGGTGCGGACGGCTACCCTAATGATTCTAGCGAATATATAAGAGGATATAAGGCGTCCTCGGACATTCAGGAATTTAACCTTGCCGGCCACTCGAAGTGGTGGACGATCGCTGCGCCGGCCGAGGAGATTTATTCTGCGTACGTTGAGCTTACCGACAATGCGACATACGGCAAGGCTATATATAAATCATCTGGCGGTACTTCTATGGCCGCTCCGCACGTTAGCGGGGCTTTGGGCGTCATAATGCAGCGCTATCCGTATATGAGTATCCCTCAGGTTAGAGAAACGATGCTAACTACGGCTAGACAAAGGACGCTAAGAGCCGGCCACGGCGCAGGCGGTATGCTAGAGCGTTGGGGTAGCGACGGCGAGGGCGTACCTAGTAACGTCTGGGGTTGGGGCATACTCGATCTTGGCAAGGCGATGTTCGGTCCTGGACAGTTTTTAGGAAACTTCGACGTCGCGATGGATCAAGACGATATCTGGACAAATAACATTTCAGATGTCGCCATCAAATTTAGAAAAACCGAGGACGATAGCGATGCTGCGGCTTGGGCGGCTAGAAAAGCGGCTCTTAACGCCAAGTCAAATTTGAGCGCGGAAGAAAAAGCCGAGATGACCTTTGAAATCGCAAGAGAGCAGGCTAGGGTCGCAAGAGCGGCGGAGGGCTATGAAGGCTCGCTAACTAAAAGAGGAGACGGCGCTTTGACTCTTGCCGGAGACAATAGCTTTACCGGAGCTGTAAATATATACGGCGGTAAAATCTCGGCTCTAAATCAATCAATCTCTTCTTCAAGAAGCATAAACGTCCATAACGGCGGCGAATTTGAAGTTTTAAACGCTCTTACTTACCAAACTCCAAGCGCGGGCGGTTTCGTGAGCACGACCAGGGCAAGCGACGCTACGCAAGTTAATGCCGTTATAAACGCGGGCGGCGCATTTGTAGTTAACGACGGCGCTCATAATCTAAATTTAACATTTAAAGAGGGCTCTTTATTAAAGGCTGCATTGCTATCAAACGCCGAGCTTGCAAATTTGGCGGCAAATCCGACTCTAAAGAAAACCATAAACGCAAGCGGAAACTTCGCGGGGGTAAATTTAGCTAAGGTCGAGGATAGCTATGCGTTCTTTAAAACCGCTAAAGAAACTGTTGGCGGCTCAAATTTAGCTCTTTCTTTGCAAAAAGGCAAAAGCATGGAGGAGGTAGCCTCTACTAGCGCCGAGAAGTCGTTTGCTAGATTGGTCGAGGCAAATCCTAGTAGCGCTATTTATTCGTCTATGCTCGGAGCGGATCGTAACACGGCGGCCGCATACTTTGGCGCTTTTTCAAACGATCTAGACTTTAAAGCGCAAAACAACTCCGCCGTAGACTCGTTTATGTTAGCAAATTCTGTTAAAAACAAAAACGGCGCTAAAAGAGCCGATATCGACACGGGAGTCGAGCTTTGGTTGCTTAGCAGCGCAAGCAGGGTGACTTCTGACAATAACGCCGGCGGCAGACTAGGCACGAACGCATTTACGAATTTAGTTGGCGTCGATTTTCTAGTGGGAGATAGCTCAAAAGCAGGCGTATTCGTAGGCCTTGGCAAAACAAATCACAAGCTAGGCGATAGCAAAGCGGTAAAAAGCAAAGACGCGCATGCGGGTATCTACGGCGATATAGGACTTGATCCTATCAAAATTAGCCTAGGCGCTATCTACTCGAAATTTGATCAAGAAAAAAGAGTCGTTAACTCATACGCTCCTTTGGCTTACGAGTATAAAGATGCTGACGCGTCCGCTATCAGCGCATTTGCCCAGATCGCCTATACGGGGCTAAGCTATGAAAACGGCTTTAGTTTAGAGCCTTATGCGGGGCTAACCTATATCCGCTTTAAAAACGACGATGTAGCAAATTCTTTGGTACAGATCAGAAACGAGGATAGAGATTTGCAAGTAGCAAGCGTGGGCGTAAAACCTAGTATCGCATTTACCATGGACGGCGTAGGCCTAGTCGCAAAAGCCGATGTAGCCTACAACCGCTTCCTAGGCGATAAAACTCCGAGCGCTCATATGAACGTTACAGGCCTTGGCGCAACTAAACTAGAGGGTGAAAAGCTAAAAGATCTAGCCACTACCGAGCTTGGTATCGAGGCTGCATTTACCAGAAATTTTAGAGTCGGCCTTAGCTACGTTGGAGCATACGGCAGCAATGTAAAATCAAACGGCGTAAACGCCAAATTTAGTTGGGCGTTTTAATCTTTTGGATTAAAAGCTTAAATTTGCCTAGAGCGAGCTAAATTTACTTAGCTCGCGACGGGTTCAAATTTGATTTTTTTTTAAATTTGCCGCATTTTGGAGATAGAAATTCGTCTCGAAAATGCGGCTTAGAAAATTAAGCGGATAGATACGACTTGCGCCGCTGCTTGTAAGATATCTTAACGTCTACTTCGATATTTTAGTAATTGTGCCTTAAAAAACTACAAATACAGTTTGGTAAAGTAAGAGAAATCATGATTAGCGTCCCCGTTAATCGGCAAGAAACTGACCGCGGATCTAACGCTAGTAGCCTTTTTCGTTTAGCTTTCTGTAATTATCACATCCTAACTGAAGTCCTAAATCACAAGCCCTACCAAAATATTGCTTTGCAGTGGGAAAATCTTGTTTTACGCCTTGACCATTTGCATACAAAATCCCTAAGTTAGAGCAACCCCCAGCCTCTCCACTATCACAAGCTTTTTGATATAGCTGGGCTGCTTTTTGGTAATCTTGTTTTACGCCTTGACCATTTGCATACAAAATCCCTAAGTTAGAGCAACCCCCAGCCTCTCCACTATCACAAGCTTTTTGATATAGCTGGGCTGCTTTTTGGTAATCTTGTTTTATACCTTGACCGTTTTGGTATAAAAACCCTAAGTTAACGCAACCCCCAGCCTCTCCACTATCACAAGCTTTTTGATAAAGCTGGGCTGCTTTTTGGTAATCTTGTTTTACGCCTTGACCTTTTTTGTATAAAACCCCTAAGTTAGAGCAACCCTTAGCCTCTCCCCCATCACAAGCTTTTTGATAAAGCTCAGCAGTTTTTTGGTAATTTTGTTTTACACCTTGACCGTTGTGATATAAAACCCCTAAATTATAGCAACCCTTAGCCTCTCCCCCATCACAAGCTTTTTGATAAAGCTCAGCAGTTTTTTGGTAATTTTGTTTTACACCTTGACCGTTGTGATATAAAACCCCTAAATTATAGCAACCCCCAGCATCTCCACTATCACAAGCTTTTTGATAAAGCTCAGCAGTTTTTTGGTAATTTTGTTTTACACCTTGACCGTTGTGATATAAAACCCCTAAATTATTACAACCCCCAGCATCTCCACTATCACAAGCTTTTTGATAAAGCTGGGCTGCTTTTTGGTAATCTTGATTTACACCTTGACCGTTTTTGTATAAAACCCCTAAATTATTACAACCCTTAGCCTCTCCTCCATCACAAGCTTTTTGATAAAGCTGGGCTGCTTTTTGGTAGTCGCCTTTATTGTAAGCTTCTTTTCCCAATTCAGCAAGATCTTTGGAAAATCCAATAGAAAATAAAACTACAAGTAAAACTAAAATTCTTTTCATCTCTACTCCTTTATATATAAAATATTTAAATTGTATTTTGTCTTTTTTGGGCTTAGATTGTTATTAATTATTTTGGCTCGAGGTAAACTAAGCGGATTTTAGCCGCAACGGTATCATATCTAAATGCTACTTTGCTACGTTTTGCCTACAAGAACGCGGTTTTCATCGAAACCTACCGGCGCTTATATCGGCACTAAATTTTGCCGAATAAATTTAAAAAGCCTATTTATTATTTTGTGCAGTTATAAATAATACCAAAATATTTTTCTTATACTTTAAATATGATTTATCTCAAAAATTTAATAAATAATAAGCTTTGCGGGGGTACAATTTCATTTAACAAATACCTTTAAAAGGAGCAAAAATGAAAATCAAGTCTTTGGCGCTTATGCTTTTAGGCGTTAGCGCTTATGCGCATTTTGGTATGGTCGTACCGTCAAATTCGACCGTAGACGACGAAAAAGGGGCGAATTTGCAGATTACTTACAAATTTACCCATCCTTTTGAGGGCGATATGATGAACCTGGTCCTTCCAAACGAGGCGGGCGTTTTCGTAAACGGTAAAAAAGAGGCGATAAAAGGCCTAAAAGAGCTAAAAGAGGATAAATTTAGCTACTTTACGGCTAGCTACGACGTAAAAGAGCCTGGCATCTATCAGTTTTATATGGATCCAAAGCCCTATTTCGAGCCTGCGGAGGATAAATTTATAAGGCATATAACAAAAACCGTCGTAGATGCATATGGCTACGGCGAGGGCTGGGATAAACCGGCTGGGCTAAAAGCCGAGATAGTGCCGCTAACGCGACCGTACGGGCTTTATAAGGGAAATTTATTTTCAGGCGTGGTTTATTATAAAGGAAAACCCGCTAAAAACGTAACCGTCGAGGTAGAGTACTATAATACCAAAGGGCTAAAAGCTCCGTCCGATGCGCACGTAACTCAGGTCGTAAACACTAACGAGCAGGGCGAATTTAGTTTTGCGATGCCGCTTGAGGGCTGGTGGGGATTTGCCGCGCTGATAGACGACGATCAAAAGATCAAACACGAGGGCAAAGAGTATCCAGTGGAGCTTGGAGCCGTCATCTGGGTGCAAACCAAAGAGTATAAATAATGCACATAAGCGAAGGCGTTTTAAAGCCTGAAATCATCGTGCCTTGTTCGGCAGTTTGCGTCGTTTTGGTCTCAAGCTTGATTTACAAGCTAAAAACGAGCGAGATACCAAAAGTAGCGGCCGTCAGCGCGATGTTTTTTATGGCGTCCTTTATCCACTTGCCCATCGGCGTTACCTCGATACATCTCGTGCTAAGCGGCCTTGCGGGGGCGTTTTTGGGTGCAAATGCTGTTTTGGCTATTTTTATCGCGCTATTTTTTCAGGCCTTGCTTTTTGGTTACGGCGGCCTGAGCGCGCTTGGCGTAAATTTGCTCATCATTGCTTCTCCGGCGCTTCTTAGCCCATATCTTTTAAAGCTTTCTTTTAAGCGATATAGATCGTTTTTCTGGTTTTTGATAGGGTTTTTGCCTATACTTTGCTCTTCGGTTTTGCTCTCCTTGACGCTTGTTTTAAATGGCAAAGAGTTTGCGCCCGTGGCCGCACTTGTTTTTACTTCAAATTTAGCCCTAATGGCGCTTGAGGGGATCATCTCGCTTTTTGCGCTTTCTTTTATTTATAGGGTTAAAAAGGATCTTTTGATTTGCTAAAAATATTTTTGATTATGCTTTTTGCAAGCTTCCTAAACGCGCACTCCCTAAAAGGCTTTGCAAAGCAAGAGGGCGAATTTATCGAGATAAAAAGCTATTTTTACGGAAATTCTCCTTGTAAAAACTGCCCAGTATCTTTTATAAAAGACGGTGCCCAGATAGGAGGCGCGCAAACTGATGAAAACGGCTTTGCCAGAGCTAAAATCCCCGCAGATGAATTTGAAATCTTGATCGACGGCGGACTAGCGCACGAAAAAAGGATCAAATTTACCGCAAACAAAGCCGAGCTAAAAAGCACCGAAAGTAACGCATCAAGCGATGCCTCAAATGTTAAATTTGACGAAAGCGAGGAGGATTTTGGGGCTTACGCGCTTAAATTTATCCTTGCGTTTTTGGGAATCGGGCTGTTTTTTGGCGGAATTTATCTGGTAAAAAGAGGCAAATGAACCTATCCGTTTTGCTCGTTTGCTTTACTTTTTTTAGTTTCAAAGTCTCGCTTTCAAGCGCTACGGACGCCGTTTTCATCGCGCCCGTGATATTTTTAGCGATTTTAAATTTTAAAAATCTTTTTGAAATTTTAAAATCCGTTTTAAAACTAAATATTTTTATAATCTTAGTCGTCTTAAGCCTCGTACTTTACGGAGAGTACGCGCTTGCAAAGCTGATATTCGTAAGGTCGAATTTGATCATACTTTTTGGACGGCTGGCCTTTTATAGGAGTGATTATTTTAGTATCGCGCTTGCCGTTTCGTCGCTAAATTTAGGCGACAAGCTAACGGCGATTTTTTATTTTAGCGCCAAATTTACGGCTGATCTTAAAACGATATTTACAAGGCTAAAAAAGACTCTAAAAGTTCGGGGATTTGAGCCTAAAGCCTCGCTTTTTACCTATAAAATTTACGCAAATTTAGTCGCTATGCTCTTTTTGGAGGCGTTTTATAAGGCGAGCGTCCTTGAAAAGACCTTCGTTTGCAAGGGGTTTGACGGCAAGCTTTATGGAGATAAAAGCCTCAAAATAGGCGCGAAAGACGCCGTTATAATCGCTTTAACGGCGTGCTGTTATATTTTTAGTTTAGGAGTCACGATATGAGCTGCACGATAAGCCTAAAAAACGTCTGCGCAAAAATAGGTGAAAGAACGCTTTTTGAAAATCTAAATTTAAACGCGACGCACAAAGACAAAATCGCACTAATAGGCCCAAACGGCTGCGGTAAAAGCACTTTGCTAGAGATAATGGCGGGGCTTAAAGCGCCTTGCGGCGGGCATATAGAGCTTTTTCACCATAAAATTTCAAATTTAGACGAGTACAAGCCGTTTCGCCGCGACGTGGGCTATCTTTTTCAGGAAAGCAACGATTGCTTTATCTGTCCTAGCGTGCTTGACGACGTGATGTTTTCGCTACTTAGCCGCGGCGAGGACGAGGACGGCTCTCGCGCAAAAGCAGAGGAAATTTTACGCGAGCTTGAAATTTGGCATCTAAAAGACGAGATCGTTTTTGACCTCTCAGGAGGCGAGAAAAAGCTCGTCGCACTAGCTGGGATACTGGTGGCCGAGCCTAAAATTTTACTACTTGACGAGCCTACGACCGCGCTTGATGCGGATATGCAAAGAAGGATAGCCGCTATCTTAAAATCCCTCGACGTCACGCAGATAATCGTCTCTCACGACAAAGAATTTATAAGCGACGTAGCAAGCGTAATGTACCGCCTGACAAAAAACGGACTAGAGCCGATATAAAATATCCTTATTTATACTTCTTTAAAAAAGCTCCGAAAACAGCAAAATTTATCAATGTATAATGATATATTTCATAAAATTACCAAATTTTATTTCAAAGGAGAATTTTATGAAAAAATTACTACTTATTTCTATCGCGGCTGCGGTTGCCTTTTGCGGTGAAAGTTTGCTCGTGGGTGCTGGCGGCGGATATAAAAAACCGGTCAGCGAAGTGATAGAAAATCTCAAAAAAGACGGCGTGCAGATCGAGGGCGCGTTTGCAAATTTGGGCCAGATAACTATCCAGGCAAAAGAGGGCAAGATGGCCGCGATCGTGGGCGATGAGGCATTTTTAAAGAAAACGGATCTAGATATAAAGGGCTACGAGCGCATCGGCAAGGGTGCTTTGGTGCTAGTCACGCCAAAAGGCAAGCAGATAAAAGACGTATCTGAGCTAAAAAATCTCGCCAAAATCGCGATGCCCGATGCCAAAAAAGCGATCTACGGCGTGAGGACGACGGAGTTTTTGAAAAACTCGGGACTAGAGGCCGATCTAGCGCCTAAGATGCTACCGGTCGCGGGCGTACCGCAAGTAGTCGCCTACGTCACGAACGGCGAAGTGGACGCTGGCTTTATCAACTCGACCGAGGCTGTGGCTAGAGAGGGCGAGTTTGGCAGCGCGATCTACATCGACGAGGCGCTTTATAGCCCCGTTTTTATCTCGGCGGCAAAGCTTGCCGCGTGCGAGGGTAACGAGGCGTGCGCTAAATTTATAGACGAGATAAAAACTCCTCGCTCGAAGAAAATTTTCGCTAAATTCGGGCTAAAATAATTTAAATTGAAGGCTTTTAGCTCGGTTAAATTTGTCTTCAAATTTGACGTAAAATTTGCGTCAAATTTGATTTAAACGCTAAAATTTACTCGCTAAATTTAACTCAAACTAAAAGCAAAATTTAACGAAAAAAGGAAAAATTTGCACGAACTCGCCTGGCTTATTCACCCGCTGCTTTTAAGCGCCAAAACGCTTGCCGTAACCTTTGTGCTGCTTCTATTTTTGGGACTTGGCGCGGCTTATTTTTTGGCGTTTTACCTCGGCAAATTTAAAGCCGTTTTAGAAGCAGCCGTGATGTTTCCGCTCATTTTCCCGCCGATTGCTACGGGATTTTTGCTGCTTTATATCTTGGGGCGAAACGGCGTGATCGGCAAGGCGCTAAATTTACAGATCGTTTTTAGCTTTTCGGCTCTCGTCATAGCTTCGTTTTTGGCGGGTTTGCCGCTGTTTGTAAAGCCTGTTCAAAGCGCGCTTGAAAGCCTGCCTAAAAGCCTAATCGAAGCGGGTCAAAGCCTAGGCAAAAATCGCTTTGAGATTGCCGTTTTTATCCTCATCCCAAACGTCTTTAAAAGCGTCGTTTCGGCGCTTGTTTTGGCTCTGGCTCGCGGCCTTGGCGAGGTTGGCATCACGCTGATGCTAGGCGGCAACATCGTAGGCAAAACCGACACCGTTTCGCTAGCGATCTATAACGCGGTTTACGACGGCGAAAACGGCCGCGCGCTAATTTTAAGCGTGATTTTGGTAGTGCTTAGCTTGGCGCTTTTTGGATTTATAAATTTTCTCGAGCGAGCTAAAAAATAAATTGGCTATTTTAAACGCGTAAAGCGACGAAGACTCCGAATTTGGCCCGAGCGTAAAAACAAAATACGGCTTTGCGAGCATAAATTCATTATTTTTTTGCTACAATAAGAAGTTTTGAACTTTAACTATTTAGGAGAAATTTCTATGAAAAAAGAAGACATAAAAGAGCTGATCGAGTTTTTTAACGAGATGGACATGAACCGCATAAAGATAAAAAGCGGGGATTTTGAGGTCGAGCTTGAAAAATTCGCCGACTGCTGCGAGCTGCCAAAGCCTGTCGTCCAAGCTCCAGCTCCAGCTCCGACTCCGGTAAAC
This genomic window contains:
- the pseF gene encoding pseudaminic acid cytidylyltransferase, whose amino-acid sequence is MRDNQNRALCVIPARGGSKRIPRKNVKDFLGKPLIAYSIEAALNSGVFERVIVSTDDAEIADVAIKFGAQVPFIRDAALSDDYATSSDAVADAARRLGGGYSHVCCLYATAPLITGEILREAYGKFEEAECEFLFSSTEFSFPIQRAIRLGDDGAVNMFYPQFALTRSQDLERAYHDAGAFYFGRREAWLEKKPIFAPHSRAFLLPRNLVCDIDTPEDFEFAQKLYRINYD
- the pseC gene encoding UDP-4-amino-4,6-dideoxy-N-acetyl-beta-L-altrosamine transaminase gives rise to the protein MIPYSRQQITDSDIAAVVSALKDDILTGGDKVGEFEQAIAKYVGVKHVVTMNSATSTLHVAYLALGVREGDEVVTTPITFAATANAALMAGAEVKFAPVKFDGNIDENELESLITPKTKVITAVDFGGNPVNLGAILKLAKQRGIKVLDDASHALGSSQGGVKVGAKADVSIFSFHPVKPLTTFEGGALATNDDEIARLARLYRSHGIAKKRLWDSDQSLLGYNYRLPDVACALGLNQLERLDETIGAREKIAKFYDEKFEKNPYFSTIKLPDDVVSSRHLYPILLFRQFWCAKEDIFAALHARGIGVQVHYKPTYKFSFYRERYGDISVPSAEDFYAAELSIPCHQCMGLEDANFVADTLFEVLKSFDMPQGCRV
- the pseB gene encoding UDP-N-acetylglucosamine 4,6-dehydratase (inverting), which codes for MFNGKSILITGGTGSFGKKYTEILLSKFKPKRLVIYSRDELKQYEMAQVFKDPAMRFFIGDVRDEKRLMTAMNGIDYVIHAAAMKHVPIAEYNPMECIKTNIGGAQNVIDAALECGVSKVIALSTDKACNPVNLYGATKLASDKLFVAANNIAGSKKTRFSVVRYGNVVGSRGSVVPLFKKLIAEGAKELPITHADMTRFWITLEQGVNFVLKNFERMKGGEIFIPKIPSMTMIELARSMAPRLGVKIIGIRPGEKMHEVMVGKDDAHLTYEFDDHYVISPSIKFTSKDDDFSTNALGEKGHLVEENFEYSSDKNKIWLDKDGLLEMIEASK
- the dcd gene encoding dCTP deaminase; this translates as MGLKSDAWIRKMSHEKAMIVPFAEEQVGRGVVSYGVSSYGYDIRVGDEFKIFTNIGGTVVDPKNFDEKNVVDFKGDVCIVPPNSFALARTIEYFNMPDNVLAICLGKSTYARCGIIVNVTPFEPGFKGHITIEISNTTPLPAKIYANEGIAQVLFIEGDEPCEVTYADKKGKYQAQEGITLPRILR